A part of Salmo trutta chromosome 15, fSalTru1.1, whole genome shotgun sequence genomic DNA contains:
- the LOC115148257 gene encoding potassium voltage-gated channel subfamily V member 2-like — protein sequence MLKKRRQSLFPNYKVGGTGPTYKDPEEDNNIPFTQNNLVKPWNSMQELSRDIYAEYKDEEDVMAYLTRGLSFPAKNYMLNINVGGTVYQISYRVAAKYPKTRIGRLATYTDHNRKLDLCDDYIVQNNEFFFDRDPDIFHNIFNFYRTGVLWIKDELCPRNFLEEINYWGVRIKSTHRCCRISFEERQDELSEQLKIQRELEAEVEMEENEELFHGMALGQMRRIIWNLMEKPFSSVTAKLMAVASSFFVLMSLVAMTLNTVEEMQYTTTTGQLSGKTYGEYVETFCIAFFTMEYLMRLVSTPDLPRFGKSVLNGVDLIAILPLYLQLVLECFETDNYGKHQDIETVGRVGKLGQVLRIMRLMRIFRVLKLARHSTGLRAFGFTLRQCYQQVGCLLLFIAMGILTFSAMVYTVEHDVYQTNFTSIPQAWWWAAVSISTVGYGDMFPETILGRLFAFTCISFGVILNGMPISILYNKFSDYYAKLKSQEFTSTVKARGKVRFAKRAARKLNKCWP from the exons ATGCTCAAGAAAAGAAGACAGAGCCTCTTCCCCAACTACAAAGTGGGGGGGACAGGCCCCACATACAAGGACCCAGAGGAGGACAACAATATTCCCTTCACCCAGAACAACTTGGTGAAACCATGGAACTCCATGCAAGAACTCAGCCGAGACATCTACGCAGAGTACAAAGATGAGGAAGATGTAATGGCATACCTGACAAGAGGCCTCTCCTTTCCTGCGAAGAACTACATGCTGAACATCAATGTGGGTGGGACGGTGTATCAGATCTCCTACAGGGTGGCTGCCAAGTATCCCAAGACCAGGATTGGCCGCCTGGCGACATACACAGACCACAACCGGAAACTGGACCTGTGTGACGACTATATTGTCCAGAACAACGAGTTCTTCTTCGACAGAGACCCGGACATCTTCCACAACATTTTCAACTTCTACCGGACGGGCGTCCTCTGGATCAAGGACGAGCTGTGTCCCAGGAACTTCCTGGAGGAGATAAACTACTGGGGCGTGAGGATCAAGAGCACACACCGCTGCTGCCGAATCTCCTTCGAAGAGCGCCAGGACGAGCTCAGTGAGCAGCTGAAGATTCAGCGGGAGCTGGAGgcagaggtggagatggaggagaatgAGGAGTTGTTCCACGGGATGGCGTTGGGCCAGATGCGTCGCATCATCTGGAACCTGATGGAGAAGCCCTTCTCTTCGGTCACCGCCAAGCTCATGGCTGTAGCCTCCAGCTTCTTCGTGCTGATGTCCCTGGTGGCCATGACACTGAACACGGTGGAGGAGATGCAGTATACCACCACCACGGGACAGCTGAGTGGGAAGACCTATGGAGAGTATGTGGAAACCTTCTGCATCGCTTTCTTCACCATGGAATACCTGATGCGTCTGGTGTCCACCCCGGACCTGCCGCGCTTCGGGAAAAGCGTCCTGAACGGGGTGGACCTGATCGCTATCTTACCCCTCTACCTGCAGCTGGTGCTGGAGTGCTTCGAGACCGACAACTACGGGAAGCACCAAGACATCGAGACGGTGGGCCGGGTGGGAAAATTGGGTCAGGTTTTGAGAATCATGCGTCTGATGAGGATCTTCCGTGTCTTGAAGCTGGCCCGTCACTCTACGGGGCTGAGGGCATTTGGCTTCACGCTGCGCCAGTGCTACCAGCAAGTGGGCTGCCTCTTACTCTTCATCGCCATGGGAATCCTCACCTTCTCTGCCATGGTGTACACTGTAGAGCATGATGTCTATCAGACCAACTTCACCAGCATCCCTCAGGCATGGTGGTGGGCAGCT GTGAGCATCTCTACTGTGGGCTATGGAGACATGTTTCCAGAGACCATCCTGGGCCGGCTGTTTGCTTTCACCTGCATCTCCTTTGGGGTCATTTTGAACGGCATGCCCATTTCCATCCTGTACAATAAGTTCTCAGACTACTACGCCAAGCTGAAGTCTCAGGAGTTCACCTCCACAGTGAAGGCTCGGGGCAAGGTCAGGTTCGCCAAGAGGGCGGCCAGGAAGTTAAACAAATGCTGGCCATAG